A genomic stretch from Flavobacterium nitratireducens includes:
- a CDS encoding DUF4290 domain-containing protein, translating to MNQKYIKENANDVVHHLEYNAERSHLIIPEYGRHLQKLIDQATEIEDAETRNKAAKYIIQVMGTLNPHLRDVPDFQHKLWDQLFIMSDFKLDVESPYPIPSREVLQLKPEVLKYPQNFPKYRYYGNNIKYMIDVANQWEEGEMKSALVKVIANHMKKSYLSWNKDTVKDDVIFEHLYELSGGKLNLLLSTEELINTSDLLRTNKRMSNKVSTGQPKIQNNKNNKGGKGKKYSNNNQKQ from the coding sequence ATGAATCAGAAATATATTAAAGAAAATGCGAATGATGTTGTACATCATCTAGAATATAATGCCGAACGCTCGCATTTGATTATTCCTGAGTATGGGCGTCATTTACAAAAGCTTATCGATCAAGCAACTGAAATTGAAGACGCCGAAACACGAAATAAAGCAGCTAAATACATTATTCAGGTAATGGGAACACTAAATCCTCACTTAAGAGATGTACCTGACTTTCAACATAAATTATGGGATCAGCTTTTTATAATGTCTGACTTTAAATTAGATGTTGAATCACCATATCCTATTCCTTCCCGAGAAGTGTTACAATTGAAACCAGAGGTTTTGAAATATCCTCAAAATTTCCCTAAATACCGTTATTATGGAAACAATATCAAATATATGATTGATGTTGCTAACCAATGGGAAGAAGGAGAAATGAAAAGTGCATTGGTAAAAGTGATTGCTAATCACATGAAAAAATCGTACTTGAGTTGGAACAAAGATACCGTGAAAGATGATGTGATTTTTGAACATCTTTACGAATTATCAGGAGGAAAATTGAACTTGTTACTAAGTACAGAAGAGTTAATAAACACTTCCGATTTGTTACGTACTAACAAAAGAATGTCAAATAAAGTTTCTACAGGGCAACCTAAAATTCAAAATAATAAGAATAATAAAGGGGGCAAAGGGAAAAAATATTCAAATAACAATCAGAAGCAATAG
- a CDS encoding porin family protein, with amino-acid sequence MKKIILVAIMLFSITTVVQAQSIHFGIKGGANFANQNGDTPPAFESKESITSYHAGLVAEVKLFDGFAIQPELLYSTQGATYKNAVEEFKNELGYLSIPVVAKIGLSKSLNLELGPQASFLLSDRKNVNLENPETFEFGVVGGLGLNITKSIFVQARYGLGLTEASKDADIKNSTIQLSAGLMF; translated from the coding sequence ATGAAAAAAATAATCTTAGTTGCAATAATGCTATTTAGCATTACAACAGTTGTACAAGCGCAATCAATACATTTTGGTATCAAAGGAGGAGCTAACTTTGCAAACCAAAACGGAGATACACCTCCAGCTTTCGAAAGCAAAGAATCAATTACAAGCTATCACGCTGGTTTAGTAGCTGAAGTTAAACTGTTTGACGGTTTTGCAATCCAGCCTGAACTTTTATATTCTACTCAAGGAGCAACTTATAAAAATGCCGTTGAGGAATTTAAAAACGAATTAGGTTATCTTTCTATTCCAGTTGTAGCAAAAATTGGTTTAAGCAAAAGTTTAAATCTGGAATTAGGCCCTCAGGCTTCATTTTTATTGAGTGACAGAAAAAATGTAAATCTGGAAAATCCTGAAACTTTTGAATTTGGTGTAGTAGGAGGTTTAGGTTTAAATATCACAAAAAGTATATTTGTTCAGGCTCGATACGGACTTGGATTGACTGAAGCTTCTAAAGATGCCGATATCAAGAATTCTACAATTCAATTATCAGCAGGACTCATGTTCTAA
- a CDS encoding DUF493 family protein, which translates to MDKKTEEFFDRLRTELEKSNSWPAIYLFKFIVPTDVEKIKQVDAAFDGMGAVMKTTQSKTGKFTSVSIDVQMQSPQAVIDKYIEVSTIEGIISL; encoded by the coding sequence ATGGATAAGAAAACAGAGGAGTTTTTTGATAGATTAAGAACCGAGCTAGAAAAAAGTAATTCTTGGCCAGCGATATATTTGTTTAAATTTATTGTTCCTACTGATGTTGAAAAAATCAAACAAGTAGATGCTGCATTTGATGGTATGGGAGCCGTAATGAAAACAACACAATCTAAAACTGGAAAATTTACTAGTGTATCAATTGACGTTCAAATGCAAAGCCCTCAGGCCGTAATTGATAAATATATCGAAGTTTCTACAATTGAAGGAATCATTTCATTATAA
- a CDS encoding cell division protein ZapA, translated as MDEKLKIKISIADRVYPLTVDPSQEEGLRSASKKIDSMIKQFEENYAVRDKQDVLAMCALQFASQVEQKQIDNAISADETIDRIQKINAFLDENL; from the coding sequence ATGGACGAAAAGCTTAAAATTAAAATATCAATTGCAGACCGTGTGTATCCATTGACTGTGGATCCTAGTCAAGAAGAAGGACTTAGAAGTGCTTCGAAGAAAATTGATAGTATGATTAAGCAATTTGAAGAAAATTATGCTGTTCGCGACAAGCAAGATGTTTTAGCCATGTGTGCTTTGCAGTTTGCATCGCAAGTGGAACAAAAACAAATTGACAATGCTATCAGTGCAGATGAAACCATTGATAGAATTCAAAAAATTAATGCTTTTTTAGACGAAAATCTCTAA
- a CDS encoding YqgE/AlgH family protein: protein MISEPLIKGQLLIAEPSIIGDLSFNRSVILLADHDKDGSVGFIINKPLKYTIHDLIPEINSKLKIYNGGPVEQDNLYFIHNVPNLIPNSIEISNGIYWGGDFESTKELINSGQINKNNIRFFLGYTGWSESQLQSEMENNSWIITSNSYKNKIIGKSSTHFWKEQILELGGEYLIWSNAPENPYLN from the coding sequence ATGATTTCAGAACCATTAATAAAAGGACAACTTCTAATTGCTGAACCTTCAATAATTGGAGATTTATCTTTCAATCGTTCTGTGATTTTATTAGCCGATCATGACAAAGACGGATCTGTTGGTTTTATCATTAATAAACCATTGAAATATACCATTCACGATTTAATTCCTGAGATAAATTCAAAATTAAAAATATACAACGGTGGCCCTGTAGAACAAGACAACCTGTATTTCATCCACAATGTACCTAACTTAATTCCTAATAGTATTGAAATTTCAAATGGTATTTATTGGGGTGGTGATTTTGAATCTACTAAAGAACTAATCAATAGCGGACAAATCAACAAAAACAACATTCGCTTTTTCTTAGGTTACACAGGATGGTCAGAAAGCCAACTTCAATCTGAAATGGAAAACAATTCATGGATAATCACATCTAACAGCTATAAAAATAAAATTATAGGCAAATCTTCCACCCATTTTTGGAAAGAACAAATTTTAGAATTAGGTGGCGAATATCTAATATGGTCTAATGCACCCGAAAACCCCTATTTAAACTAA
- a CDS encoding RecQ family ATP-dependent DNA helicase: MSEPLQILKKYWNHDSFRTPQKEIIEAVLNGHDTFALMPTGGGKSICFQIPALMQKGICLVISPLVALMKDQVANLQKRNIKAITLTGGIKSDEIIDLLDNCQYGNYKFLYLSPERLQSEWILERIKNLPINLIAIDEAHCVSQWGHDFRPAYLKIAHLKTHFPKTPFLALTATATPRVKEDIIKELGLENPLCFEKSFERKNIAYMVFEIEDKLFRIQQILKKNPQPSIIYVRNRKACSDTANQLNALGFKATFYHGGLPTKEKNKNMQHWMDEEVQVMVATNAFGMGIDKANVKTVIHIQLPDNLENYYQEAGRSGRNEEKAFAILLSSPSDITQAENQFLYILPDKTFLKEVFIKMCNYFQIAYGEGINEQFSFNLNQFCQRYNFPILKTYNAIQFLDRQGVISLSQEFSEKISLQFIIPSKEVIRYTSLNPNDEEIIVTILRAYPGIYDTPINLNIPFIAKKSKHTEAEVEIALEKLKEKDIVAYQSKNNDTTLLFNEIREDERTINRIAKYLENQNKLKKQQFEAVINYIQKDDCCKSQLLLEYFGETKTTSCGICSYCISKKEKKESKATISKKIVDLLKTGDLSSREIQTSLHNLSDDVIFALQELLENEIILILPNNKYSLKQ; this comes from the coding sequence ATGTCTGAACCGCTACAAATTCTAAAAAAATACTGGAACCACGATAGTTTTAGAACACCACAAAAAGAAATTATCGAAGCGGTTTTAAATGGTCACGATACATTTGCACTAATGCCTACAGGAGGAGGAAAATCGATTTGTTTCCAAATCCCTGCTCTAATGCAAAAAGGAATTTGCTTAGTCATTTCACCCCTTGTAGCTTTGATGAAAGACCAAGTGGCTAATTTACAAAAACGGAACATCAAAGCTATTACACTTACTGGAGGCATTAAATCTGACGAAATAATTGATTTACTTGACAATTGTCAATATGGGAACTATAAATTTCTCTATCTTTCTCCCGAGCGTTTGCAATCGGAATGGATTTTAGAACGAATTAAAAACCTTCCAATCAATTTAATTGCAATTGATGAAGCGCATTGTGTTTCGCAATGGGGACACGATTTCCGCCCTGCCTATCTCAAAATTGCCCATCTAAAAACTCATTTTCCCAAAACTCCTTTCCTTGCACTAACAGCAACCGCAACACCTAGAGTAAAGGAAGATATTATTAAAGAGTTAGGTCTCGAAAACCCATTGTGCTTTGAAAAATCATTCGAAAGAAAGAACATAGCCTATATGGTTTTTGAAATCGAAGACAAACTATTTAGAATTCAACAAATTTTAAAGAAAAACCCACAGCCATCTATTATATATGTCAGAAACCGAAAAGCCTGTAGCGATACCGCTAATCAACTTAATGCCCTAGGATTCAAAGCAACATTTTACCACGGAGGCTTACCTACGAAAGAAAAGAATAAAAACATGCAACACTGGATGGACGAAGAAGTTCAAGTTATGGTTGCCACCAATGCTTTTGGAATGGGAATTGACAAGGCTAATGTAAAAACCGTAATACATATCCAACTTCCGGATAATCTCGAAAATTATTATCAAGAAGCAGGAAGATCAGGAAGAAATGAAGAAAAAGCGTTTGCAATTTTGCTAAGCAGCCCGTCCGATATTACTCAAGCCGAAAATCAGTTTTTATACATTCTTCCAGATAAAACTTTTTTAAAAGAAGTCTTTATCAAAATGTGCAACTATTTCCAAATTGCCTATGGAGAAGGCATCAACGAACAATTTTCATTTAATTTGAATCAATTTTGCCAGAGATATAATTTCCCTATTTTAAAAACATACAATGCTATTCAGTTTCTTGATCGTCAAGGGGTAATTAGTCTATCCCAAGAATTCTCAGAAAAAATAAGTTTGCAATTTATTATCCCTTCCAAAGAAGTCATTCGTTATACAAGTCTCAATCCAAACGACGAAGAAATTATAGTAACTATTCTAAGAGCCTATCCCGGAATTTACGACACCCCAATCAACTTAAATATTCCATTTATTGCAAAAAAATCAAAACATACGGAAGCAGAGGTAGAAATTGCATTGGAAAAATTAAAAGAAAAAGATATCGTTGCCTATCAGTCTAAAAACAATGACACAACATTACTATTTAACGAAATTCGAGAAGATGAACGAACCATTAATCGAATCGCAAAATACCTAGAAAACCAAAATAAATTAAAAAAACAACAATTTGAAGCCGTAATCAATTACATCCAAAAAGACGATTGTTGTAAAAGTCAATTACTTTTAGAATACTTTGGTGAAACCAAAACAACTAGTTGTGGTATATGCTCTTACTGCATTAGCAAAAAAGAGAAAAAAGAATCTAAAGCCACCATCTCTAAAAAAATAGTAGATTTATTGAAAACTGGCGATTTAAGTTCGAGAGAAATTCAAACAAGTTTACATAATCTTTCAGACGATGTTATCTTTGCACTTCAAGAGTTATTAGAAAACGAAATCATTCTAATACTACCAAACAATAAATATAGCTTAAAACAATAA
- the murA gene encoding UDP-N-acetylglucosamine 1-carboxyvinyltransferase, translating into MGIFKIEGGIRLKGEITPQGAKNEALQILCAVLLTSEKVTINNIPDIIDINKLITLLGNLGVKITKNAHGSYTFQSDEVNVGYLETEAFKKEGGALRGSIMIVGPLLARFGKGYIPKPGGDKIGRRRLDTHFEGFINLGAKFRYNREDHFYGVETTDGLVGTDMLLDEASVTGTANIVMAAVLAKGKTTIYNAACEPYLQQLCKMLNSMGAKITGVGSNLLTIEGVERLGGCEHRILPDMIEIGSWIGLAAMTRSEITIKNVSWENLGLIPNTFRKLGITLERRGDDIYIPTHENGYEVKTDIDGSILTIADAPWPGFTPDLLSIVLVVATQAKGDVLIHQKMFESRLFFVDKLIDMGAKIMLCDPHRAVVIGHNFKSTLKATTMSSPDIRAGISLLIAALSAKGTSTIQNIEQIDRGYERIDERLRAIGANIVRVE; encoded by the coding sequence ATGGGAATCTTTAAAATTGAAGGAGGAATCCGTTTAAAAGGAGAAATTACTCCACAAGGTGCTAAAAATGAAGCATTACAAATATTATGCGCTGTACTTTTAACTTCAGAAAAAGTTACAATCAACAACATTCCCGATATTATTGACATCAATAAATTAATAACACTTTTAGGAAATTTAGGGGTTAAAATAACTAAAAATGCTCACGGGTCGTATACTTTTCAATCTGATGAGGTTAATGTAGGTTATTTAGAAACTGAAGCTTTCAAAAAAGAGGGAGGCGCTTTAAGAGGTTCAATTATGATTGTTGGACCATTATTGGCTCGTTTTGGAAAAGGGTACATCCCAAAACCAGGAGGTGATAAAATTGGAAGAAGAAGATTAGATACTCACTTTGAAGGATTCATCAATTTAGGAGCTAAATTCCGTTATAATAGAGAAGACCATTTTTATGGTGTAGAAACTACCGATGGATTAGTAGGAACCGATATGTTATTGGATGAAGCATCTGTAACTGGAACTGCAAATATTGTTATGGCTGCTGTTTTAGCAAAAGGAAAAACGACTATCTATAACGCTGCTTGTGAGCCTTACTTGCAACAACTTTGTAAGATGTTGAACTCAATGGGAGCCAAAATTACAGGAGTTGGTTCTAACTTATTAACGATTGAAGGAGTTGAACGTTTAGGTGGTTGTGAGCACCGTATCTTGCCAGATATGATTGAAATTGGTAGCTGGATTGGTCTTGCAGCAATGACAAGAAGTGAAATTACAATAAAAAATGTAAGCTGGGAAAATTTAGGTTTAATACCAAATACATTTAGAAAATTAGGTATCACTTTAGAGCGTAGAGGAGATGATATTTACATTCCAACTCATGAAAATGGTTATGAAGTAAAAACAGATATCGATGGATCTATCCTAACTATTGCCGATGCACCATGGCCAGGATTCACTCCTGATTTATTGAGTATTGTTCTGGTTGTTGCTACACAGGCTAAGGGAGATGTTTTAATCCACCAAAAAATGTTTGAGAGTAGATTGTTCTTTGTGGATAAATTGATTGATATGGGAGCTAAAATCATGTTGTGTGACCCGCACAGAGCGGTGGTTATTGGGCATAATTTCAAATCTACTTTGAAAGCCACTACGATGTCTTCACCAGATATTCGCGCTGGAATTTCATTATTGATTGCTGCACTTTCTGCAAAAGGAACAAGCACCATTCAAAACATAGAACAAATCGATCGTGGTTATGAGCGAATTGACGAACGATTAAGAGCTATCGGGGCTAATATTGTTCGTGTAGAATAA
- a CDS encoding HU family DNA-binding protein, which yields MNKSELIDAIAADAGITKAAAKLALESFLGNVGETLKKGGKVSLVGFGSWSVSSRAARDGRNPQTGKTIQIAAKNVVKFKAGAELEGAIN from the coding sequence ATGAACAAATCAGAATTAATCGATGCTATCGCTGCTGACGCAGGAATTACTAAAGCAGCTGCAAAATTAGCTTTAGAATCATTTTTAGGTAATGTAGGTGAGACTTTGAAAAAAGGCGGTAAAGTTTCTTTAGTAGGTTTTGGATCTTGGTCAGTTTCTTCAAGAGCTGCTAGAGATGGAAGAAATCCACAAACTGGAAAAACTATTCAAATCGCTGCTAAAAACGTAGTAAAATTCAAAGCTGGAGCTGAATTAGAAGGAGCTATCAACTAA
- the fmt gene encoding methionyl-tRNA formyltransferase, with translation MEKLRIVFMGTPDFAVGILDSILKNNYEVVGVITAADKPAGRGQKIKYSAVKEYALANNLNLLQPTNLKDESFLAELKSLNANLQVVVAFRMLPKVVWEMPKLGTFNLHASLLPNYRGAAPINWAIINGETKTGVTTFFIDDKIDTGAMILSAETAIEPNENVGQLHDRLIHLGSETVIKTLALLEKGQVQTTIQTDTDDIKTAYKLNKENCKIDWNKSATEIHNLIRGLNPYPASWCFFTDKNQEWNVKIYESKISTESHTHEAGTIISSKKELKIAVKDGFIQVLSLQFPGKKKMTTGELLNGISFSEEAKAV, from the coding sequence ATGGAAAAATTACGAATCGTATTTATGGGAACTCCAGACTTTGCAGTAGGAATCCTTGATAGCATACTAAAAAACAATTACGAAGTAGTAGGTGTAATTACCGCTGCTGACAAACCAGCTGGTCGTGGTCAAAAAATTAAGTATTCGGCAGTAAAAGAATATGCTTTAGCAAATAACCTAAACTTATTACAGCCGACAAATTTAAAAGACGAAAGCTTTCTTGCCGAATTAAAATCCTTGAATGCCAATCTACAAGTCGTGGTTGCCTTTAGAATGTTGCCTAAAGTAGTATGGGAAATGCCTAAATTAGGTACTTTTAACCTTCACGCCTCCCTTTTACCTAACTACCGAGGTGCAGCACCCATCAACTGGGCTATTATTAATGGAGAAACTAAAACCGGTGTAACAACATTTTTCATTGATGACAAAATAGACACTGGAGCTATGATTTTAAGTGCCGAAACAGCAATTGAACCAAATGAAAATGTAGGCCAACTTCACGACCGTTTAATACACTTAGGAAGCGAAACTGTAATTAAAACACTAGCCTTACTAGAAAAGGGTCAAGTTCAAACAACTATTCAAACGGATACTGATGATATAAAAACAGCTTACAAACTCAACAAAGAGAACTGTAAGATTGATTGGAACAAATCGGCAACTGAAATCCACAACCTAATAAGAGGTCTAAATCCTTATCCAGCGTCTTGGTGTTTCTTTACCGATAAAAACCAAGAATGGAATGTGAAAATTTATGAATCGAAAATCAGTACTGAATCCCATACCCATGAAGCTGGAACCATCATTAGCTCAAAGAAAGAATTAAAAATAGCTGTAAAAGATGGATTTATTCAGGTATTAAGTTTACAATTTCCAGGTAAAAAGAAAATGACTACTGGTGAATTGCTTAATGGAATTTCATTTTCAGAAGAGGCAAAAGCAGTTTAA
- the rny gene encoding ribonuclease Y has product MDILTIIISGIIGIAVGFSIAKFIEKSNISNLIKNAKKEAASILKDANLEAENIKKDKILQAKEKFIELKAEHEQVILARDKKVAEVEKRTRDKESQISNELSKAKKINDDFERKTAELQAKVEHLDKKQAEVDKLHKSQLQQLELISGLSAEEAKEQLVEGLKAEAKTKAMSHIQDTIEEAKLTAQQEAKKIIINTIQRVGTEEAVENCVSVFNIESDDVKGRIIGREGRNIRALEAATGVEIIVDDTPEAIILSCFDPVRREIARLSLHKLVTDGRIHPARIEEVVAKTAKQIDDEIIEVGKRTVIDLGIHGLHPELIKVVGRMKYRSSYGQNLLQHSREVSKLCGLMAAELGLNVKLAKRAGLLHDIGKVPDTESDLPHALLGMQWAEKYGEKEEVCNAIGAHHDEIEMKSLLSPIIQVCDAISGARPGARRQVLDSYIQRLKDLEDVAYGFSGVKNAYAIQAGRELRVIVESEKVSDDNAATLSFEISQKIQTEMTYPGQVKVTVIRETRAVNIAK; this is encoded by the coding sequence ATGGACATATTAACGATTATTATTTCGGGAATTATAGGTATTGCAGTCGGCTTTAGCATCGCTAAATTCATAGAAAAGAGCAACATCTCTAACCTTATCAAAAACGCTAAAAAAGAAGCCGCTTCTATCTTAAAAGATGCTAATCTTGAAGCTGAAAACATAAAAAAAGACAAAATTCTTCAAGCCAAAGAAAAGTTTATCGAATTAAAAGCTGAACACGAACAAGTAATTCTTGCTCGTGATAAAAAAGTGGCTGAAGTAGAAAAAAGAACGAGAGACAAAGAATCTCAAATTTCTAATGAATTATCTAAAGCAAAGAAAATCAACGACGATTTTGAAAGAAAAACAGCCGAATTACAGGCAAAAGTGGAGCATTTAGATAAAAAACAAGCCGAAGTTGATAAACTTCACAAAAGCCAATTGCAACAATTAGAGCTTATCTCTGGATTGTCTGCCGAAGAAGCTAAAGAGCAATTAGTAGAAGGATTAAAAGCGGAAGCTAAGACTAAAGCAATGTCGCATATCCAAGACACTATTGAAGAGGCTAAATTAACTGCGCAACAAGAGGCTAAGAAAATCATTATCAATACAATCCAACGAGTAGGAACAGAAGAAGCTGTAGAAAATTGTGTATCAGTATTCAATATTGAATCGGATGATGTTAAGGGTAGAATTATTGGTCGTGAAGGTAGAAACATTAGAGCTTTAGAAGCGGCTACTGGTGTCGAAATTATTGTTGACGATACTCCAGAAGCTATTATCCTTTCTTGTTTTGATCCAGTTCGTAGAGAAATTGCTCGTTTGTCTTTGCACAAATTAGTAACCGATGGACGTATTCACCCGGCTCGTATCGAAGAAGTAGTTGCTAAAACGGCAAAACAAATTGATGACGAAATTATTGAAGTAGGTAAACGTACCGTAATCGACTTAGGAATTCACGGTTTACACCCAGAATTAATCAAAGTAGTAGGACGCATGAAATACCGTTCTTCTTATGGTCAAAACTTACTACAACACTCACGTGAAGTTTCTAAACTTTGCGGATTGATGGCTGCTGAATTAGGATTAAATGTTAAACTAGCTAAAAGAGCAGGTCTATTACACGATATAGGAAAAGTACCAGATACTGAAAGTGATTTACCTCACGCTTTATTAGGTATGCAATGGGCTGAAAAATACGGTGAGAAAGAAGAAGTTTGCAACGCCATTGGTGCACACCACGATGAAATTGAAATGAAATCATTATTATCTCCAATTATCCAAGTATGTGATGCTATTTCGGGTGCAAGACCAGGCGCAAGAAGACAAGTTTTAGATTCTTACATCCAACGTTTAAAAGATCTTGAAGATGTAGCTTACGGATTCTCAGGGGTTAAAAATGCTTATGCTATTCAAGCAGGTAGAGAATTACGTGTTATCGTAGAAAGTGAAAAAGTTTCAGATGATAACGCTGCTACTTTATCTTTTGAAATCTCACAAAAAATCCAAACAGAAATGACTTATCCAGGTCAGGTTAAAGTAACGGTTATTAGAGAAACAAGAGCAGTAAATATTGCTAAATAA
- the aroQ gene encoding type II 3-dehydroquinate dehydratase translates to MKISIINGPNLNLLGKREPEIYGSLTFEEYFEELKAKFHSIEFNYFQSNIEGELIDKIQEFGFTYDGIILNAGAYTHTSVGIGDAVKGITTPVVEVHISNTFSRESFRHQSYISGNAKGVVLGFGLKSYDLAIQSFL, encoded by the coding sequence ATGAAAATTAGCATTATAAACGGTCCTAACCTTAACTTATTAGGAAAACGCGAACCTGAAATTTATGGAAGTTTAACTTTTGAAGAGTATTTCGAAGAATTGAAAGCAAAATTCCATTCTATAGAATTCAATTACTTCCAAAGTAATATTGAAGGTGAATTAATCGACAAAATTCAAGAATTTGGGTTTACGTATGATGGTATTATTTTAAATGCAGGAGCTTACACACATACCTCTGTTGGTATAGGTGATGCGGTAAAAGGTATTACAACCCCAGTAGTAGAAGTGCATATTTCGAATACTTTTTCAAGAGAGAGTTTCCGTCATCAATCCTACATTTCTGGAAATGCAAAAGGTGTTGTTTTAGGATTTGGGTTAAAAAGCTATGATTTAGCCATTCAATCTTTTTTATAA
- the xerD gene encoding site-specific tyrosine recombinase XerD: MNWNFYIKSYQSYLKIERGLSKNTVANYSFDIERLCLFLDTNQIEVSPLQIKEETIQQFVYAISSQVNARSQARIISGLKSFFSYLIFEDYRSDNPMELIESPKTTRKLPDTLSLEEIDALIAAIDLSSKEGERNRAMLETLYGCGLRVSELVSLKISDLFFDEGFIKITGKGNKERFVPIANLTKKYIQIYKDSVRPEIPFKKEFSDTLFLNRRGEQLTRAMVFTIINNLATRIGLKKKISPHTFRHSFATHLLENGADLRSIQLMLGHESITTTEIYLHLDRKFLTDVLENFHPRKKM, translated from the coding sequence ATGAACTGGAATTTCTATATTAAAAGCTATCAATCGTATCTCAAAATTGAACGTGGTTTGTCAAAGAATACAGTGGCAAATTATTCTTTTGATATTGAGCGTTTGTGTTTGTTTCTTGATACGAACCAAATAGAAGTTTCGCCATTGCAAATTAAAGAAGAAACGATTCAACAGTTTGTTTATGCTATTTCCAGTCAGGTAAATGCACGCTCTCAGGCGCGAATTATTTCTGGATTAAAAAGTTTTTTTAGTTATTTAATTTTTGAAGATTATCGGTCAGATAATCCAATGGAGTTGATTGAGTCACCAAAAACTACTCGAAAATTACCAGATACTTTATCACTGGAAGAAATCGACGCTTTAATTGCCGCTATCGATTTGTCTTCTAAAGAAGGAGAACGTAATAGAGCTATGCTTGAAACTTTATATGGTTGTGGACTTAGAGTATCTGAATTGGTTTCGTTAAAAATATCCGATTTGTTTTTTGATGAAGGATTTATCAAGATTACCGGTAAAGGAAATAAGGAACGGTTTGTGCCTATCGCCAATTTGACTAAAAAATATATCCAGATTTATAAAGATTCAGTTAGACCTGAAATCCCTTTTAAAAAAGAATTTAGTGATACTTTGTTTTTAAATAGAAGAGGGGAACAATTGACGCGAGCAATGGTTTTTACTATTATCAATAATCTGGCTACTCGAATAGGTTTAAAAAAGAAAATTAGTCCGCATACTTTCAGGCATTCGTTCGCTACTCATTTGTTAGAAAATGGCGCCGATTTAAGGTCGATTCAATTGATGTTAGGACACGAATCAATTACAACAACAGAAATCTATTTGCACTTAGACAGGAAGTTTTTGACTGATGTTTTGGAGAATTTTCATCCTAGAAAGAAAATGTAA